One Coffea arabica cultivar ET-39 chromosome 5e, Coffea Arabica ET-39 HiFi, whole genome shotgun sequence DNA segment encodes these proteins:
- the LOC113687770 gene encoding disease resistance protein RPM1-like, whose protein sequence is MADGAVNYLLDKLTTILLQNASVLGNARNEIEKIKLELETMKSFLRDAERRKERSESVETWVRQVREVAIEVENTIDEFIYYNGTKAKKNGLKDFVQETMNLPRKLTVMRRLSSEMQSINAKVLEVSERSKRYAFDAKFDEERTINLPTDWLQHLGESSVFADEDDIVGIDENKARLYHWLTGNEQRRTVVSIVGMGGLGKTTLVTKVFNDQVIKRHFDSLAWISVSQAHQIEGLLRSMVKEFLKTEQAMIPRNLGSMNYRQLMEMLIEYLHNRRYLVVLDDVWSIDLWSRIRGAFPVNLCGSRIVLTTRDENVAMSVGPGSRVHRLEPLQEHDAWTLFCTKAFWNGCVHQCPPELEALAKAILRKCEGLPLAIVAIGGLMCSKSKTAIEWKKVHDSLNWQFSYNPLLERVKGILMMSFNDLPFYLKYCFLYCCIFPDGYLIKRKKLIRLWIAEGFILERKGMTMEEVAEDHLMELILRSMIQVKQINDNGRVKTFRVHDVMRELAMTTSERENFCRLHDSQESKISRNVQRLSVYNRGKNLRLNKTTSRHLRSLFVFGTDTCSSFSLNAVSSNFKFLRVLALENIPIEKLPNELVDLFNLRYLNLRNTKVKDLPKAIDKLKNLETLDVRHTNLEKLPKRILKLEKLRHLFVCKNCVNRPKNFKFSQGLRLAAGIGTLLSLQSLSYVEAEEGIIKQVGYLTNLKRLDITKVKTCDGPNLCRSIQMMTSLHRLSVTASAEEEELLLEDLVFVPPFLQKLELIGRLKRLPQWFESATNLTHLCLEFSHLQEDFLPSLQKLPSLVFLQIKKAYSGKHLKFIKGGFPKLSKLHLEELLQLDCVEIEEGSLPSLKELALIRCLALKLLPEGIEHITSLQNLQLEEMAEELVESVQIDGSENHKKVQHIHTVNLVL, encoded by the coding sequence ATGGCAGATGGTGCTGTTAACTACCTTTTAGATAAACTGACGACAATACTTCTTCAAAATGCCTCAGTGTTGGGAAATGCTCGAAATGAAATTGAGAAAATCAAGCTTGAACTAGAAACTATGAAATCCTTCTTAAGAGATGCCgagagaaggaaagaaaggagtGAATCTGTGGAAACTTGGGTGAGGCAGGTAAGAGAAGTGGCAATTGAAGTTGAAAATACAATTGATGAGTTCATATACTACAATGGTACTAAAGCCAAAAAGAATGGGCTCAAAGATTTTGTTCAAGAAACCATGAACCTGCCAAGAAAACTCACTGTGATGCGTCGATTATCTTCAGAGATGCAAAGTATCAACGCAAAGGTACTTGAAGTTTCAGAAAGGAGCAAGAGATATGCATTTGATGCCAAATTTGATGAGGAAAGGACCATAAATTTGCCCACTGACTGGTTGCAGCATCTTGGAGAATCATCAGTCTTTGCAGATGAAGATGATATAGTGGGAATTGATGAAAACAAAGCGAGATTATATCATTGGTTGACGGGAAATGAACAGCGACGGACAGTTGTCTCAATTGTTGGCATGGGAGGTTTAGGAAAGACTACTCTGGTGACCAAAGTGTTCAATGATCAAGTGATAAAGCGTCATTTCGATTCTTTAGCATGGATATCTGTGTCCCAAGCTCATCAAATTGAGGGTCTGCTAAGAAGCATGGTCAAAGAATTCCTGAAAACAGAACAAGCGATGATTCCTAGGAATCTTGGATCAATGAATTATCGGCAGCTTATGGAGATGCTTATCGAGTACTTGCATAACAGAAGGTACTTGGTTGTCTTAGATGATGTGTGGAGCATAGATCTGTGGAGTAGAATAAGAGGTGCATTCCCAGTGAATCTTTGTGGAAGTAGAATTGTTTTAACAACAAGAGATGAGAATGTGGCAATGTCTGTTGGACCTGGAAGTAGAGTCCATCGTCTTGAACCTCTCCAAGAACATGATGCTTGGACCCTTTTCTGCACAAAGGCCTTTTGGAACGGGTGTGTTCATCAATGTCCACCAGAGCTTGAAGCATTAGCAAAAGCCATCCTGAGAAAATGTGAAGGGTTGCCTCTTGCAATAGTTGCAATTGGAGGTCTCATGTGTTCAAAAAGCAAGACAGCTATAGAGTGGAAGAAGGTTCATGACAGCCTGAATTGGCAGTTTAGCTACAATCCACTCCTTGAACGAGTGAAGGGCATCCTGATGATGAGTTTCAATGATTTACCTTTCTACCTTAAGTACTGTTTCTTGTATTGCTGTATTTTCCCTGATGGTTATCTGATTAAGAGGAAGAAGCTGATTCGTCTATGGATTGCTGAGGGATTTATCCTAGAAAGGAAAGGGATGACAATGGAGGAAGTAGCCGAGGACCATCTCATGGAACTTATTCTCCGGAGCATGATCCAAGTTAAACAAATCAATGACAATGGAAGAGTGAAGACTTTTCGGGTACATGATGTTATGCGAGAGCTTGCAATGACAACCTCAGAAAGGGAGAATTTCTGCAGATTACATGATAGCCAAGAGTCCAAAATCTCAAGAAATGTACAGCGGTTGTCAGTGTATAATAGAGGTAAGAATCTTCGATTAAACAAGACAACATCACGCCATCTTCGCTCGCTATTTGTTTTTGGAACAGATACATGCTCATCATTCTCTCTAAATGCTGTATCATCAAATTTTAAGTTCTTACGGGTCCTTGCTCTCGAAAACATTCCCATTGAAAAACTACCAAACGAATTGGTTGACCTCTTTAATCTTAGGTACTTGAACTTGAGGAACACAAAGGTTAAAGATCTCCCCAAGGCAATAGACAAGCTGAAGAACCTAGAGACGTTGGATGTTAGGCACACCAATTTGGAGAAGTTACCAAAAAGGAtattaaaattagaaaaattgagGCATCTATTTGTGTGCAAGAACTGTGTCAATCGTCccaaaaatttcaagttttCTCAAGGCTTGCGCCTAGCAGCAGGAATCGGGACCTTACTGAGCTTGCAAAGCCTTTCTTATGTAGAAGCAGAGGAGGGGATAATCAAGCAAGTTGGATATCTTACGAATCTGAAAAGGTTAGATAtcacaaaagtgaaaacgtgtgACGGTCCAAACCTATGTCGTTCAATCCAAATGATGACAAGCCTCCATCGATTGAGTGTAACTGCAAGTGCAGAAGAAGAGGAACTGCTGTTGGAAGACTTGGTTTTCGTGCCTCCATTTCTTCAGAAGCTAGAATTGATTGGACGCTTGAAGAGGCTGCCTCAGTGGTTTGAATCAGCCACAAACCTGACGCATTTGTGCTTGGAATTTTCTCATCTACAAGAAGATTTTCTTCCATCTCTCCAGAAATTACCAAGTCTGGTCTTCCTTCAAATTAAGAAAGCATACAGTGGCAAGCACTTGAAGTTCATAAAAGGGGGATTCCCTAAGCTCAGCAAATTGCATTTGGAGGAGCTCCTGCAGTTAGATTGTGTAGAAATAGAGGAGGGATCACTTCCCAGCTTAAAAGAACTTGCCTTGATTCGTTGCCTGGCGTTGAAGTTGCTACCAGAAGGCATTGAACACATTACCAGCCTACAGAATCTTCAGCTGGAGGAAATGGCAGAAGAACTCGTTGAAAGTGTGCAAATTGATGGAAGTGAAAACCACAAGAAGGTACAGCACATACACACAGTCAAtcttgttttgtaa